One genomic segment of Ferrimonas sp. YFM includes these proteins:
- a CDS encoding GNAT family N-acetyltransferase, whose translation MIETERVVLRPFECEDAEAVFAISADPRVTRYTGDGDRVKTLEDASEIIAKVFFQDYATYGYGRWAVVWKETGQVIGFCGLKYLPEMKQTDFGYRFIPEFWGKGIATECGRAMLDYASQHWDTGPVVAMTDPENDASHRVLLKLGFEQDGMVEYWGEQVRFYKQGNS comes from the coding sequence ATGATAGAGACGGAACGTGTAGTGCTCAGGCCCTTTGAATGTGAGGACGCCGAAGCAGTGTTTGCCATAAGCGCAGACCCCAGGGTGACCCGCTATACCGGCGACGGTGACCGTGTGAAGACCCTGGAGGATGCCAGTGAGATCATCGCCAAGGTGTTTTTCCAGGATTACGCCACCTATGGTTATGGCCGCTGGGCTGTGGTCTGGAAGGAGACCGGTCAGGTGATCGGCTTCTGTGGACTGAAGTATCTGCCTGAGATGAAGCAGACCGACTTTGGTTACCGCTTCATTCCGGAATTCTGGGGCAAGGGCATTGCCACAGAGTGTGGCCGGGCCATGCTCGACTACGCCAGCCAACATTGGGACACCGGCCCCGTGGTGGCCATGACCGACCCTGAAAATGATGCCTCCCATAGGGTGCTGCTGAAGCTGGGCTTCGAGCAGGACGGCATGGTGGAGTATTGGGGCGAGCAAGTCAGATTTTACAAGCAAGGAAACTCTTAA
- the ggt gene encoding gamma-glutamyltransferase, which produces MAALVALSLFIGASPVEANQPSIYSHMDTTHPVWAEHGMVASQERLASEVGVEILRQGGNAVDAAVAVGFALAVTLPRAGNLGGGGFMVVHLAESGKDIAIDYREMAPGLAHRDMFLNEEGDAVSDLSRFHGLAVGVPGTVRGLELALSKYGTMSLKQVVAPAIALAQKGIQVTPDLANSLKGLQKRLGRWESTQKVFYKAGGGLYAPGELLVQQDLADSLKRIADKGSDGFYKGETARLIAKAVQQAGGVMSEADLANYRAVERQPVRGEYRGYEVISMPPPSSGGVHIIQMLNMLEHKPIGEMGAGSAQSIHWMAETMRRAYADRSEYLGDPDFTKVPVAGLTDPDYAAQLLKGIDPNKATPSSTIKPGNPIPYESDQTTHYSVVDKWGNAVSNTYTLNFSYGSGLVAEGTGILLNNEMDDFSAKPGTPNGYGLIGGEANEVQPGKRPLSSMSPTIVMKEGKPFLVTGSPGGSRIITTTLQVIMNVVDHGMNVAEATAAPRVHHQWYPDEIRAEKSINPDTKRILESMGHKVKVKSSMGSTQSIMVTDEGLMGASDPRRMGAATLGY; this is translated from the coding sequence ATGGCGGCGCTGGTTGCGCTGTCGCTGTTCATCGGTGCCTCCCCAGTTGAGGCCAATCAACCCTCCATCTACAGCCATATGGACACCACTCACCCGGTCTGGGCTGAGCATGGCATGGTGGCCAGTCAGGAGCGGCTGGCCAGTGAGGTGGGGGTGGAGATCCTTCGCCAGGGGGGCAATGCGGTGGACGCTGCCGTGGCCGTTGGCTTTGCCCTGGCGGTCACTCTGCCCAGAGCCGGCAACCTTGGGGGCGGCGGGTTCATGGTGGTGCACCTGGCCGAGTCCGGCAAGGACATCGCCATCGATTACCGTGAGATGGCCCCTGGCCTGGCTCACAGGGACATGTTCCTCAACGAGGAGGGGGACGCGGTCTCCGACCTCTCCCGCTTCCATGGGCTGGCAGTCGGGGTGCCCGGCACTGTTCGCGGCCTGGAGCTGGCCCTGTCCAAGTACGGCACCATGAGTCTGAAACAGGTGGTGGCCCCGGCCATCGCACTGGCACAGAAGGGGATTCAGGTGACTCCGGATCTGGCCAACAGCCTCAAAGGCCTGCAAAAGCGCCTGGGCCGCTGGGAAAGCACTCAGAAGGTGTTCTATAAGGCCGGCGGTGGCCTCTATGCCCCGGGCGAGTTGCTGGTGCAGCAAGATTTGGCAGACTCTCTCAAGCGCATTGCCGATAAGGGCAGTGACGGTTTCTACAAAGGGGAAACCGCCCGCCTTATCGCCAAAGCGGTGCAGCAGGCCGGTGGGGTCATGAGCGAGGCCGACCTGGCCAACTACCGGGCTGTGGAACGCCAGCCAGTGCGGGGTGAGTATCGCGGCTATGAGGTGATCTCCATGCCGCCGCCCTCTTCAGGGGGCGTGCACATCATTCAGATGCTCAACATGCTGGAACATAAGCCCATCGGCGAGATGGGGGCAGGCAGCGCTCAGAGCATCCACTGGATGGCAGAGACCATGCGTCGTGCCTACGCCGATCGCAGCGAATACCTGGGGGATCCGGACTTCACCAAGGTGCCTGTGGCCGGCCTGACCGATCCCGACTATGCCGCCCAGCTGCTCAAGGGCATTGACCCAAACAAGGCCACGCCTTCCAGCACCATCAAGCCGGGCAACCCCATCCCCTATGAGAGCGACCAGACCACCCACTACTCTGTGGTGGACAAGTGGGGCAATGCGGTGTCCAACACCTATACCCTGAATTTCAGCTATGGCTCCGGTCTGGTGGCTGAGGGCACGGGTATCCTGCTCAACAACGAGATGGACGATTTCTCCGCCAAGCCCGGCACCCCCAACGGTTATGGTCTGATTGGTGGCGAAGCCAATGAGGTTCAGCCCGGAAAGCGTCCTCTTAGTTCCATGAGCCCCACCATAGTGATGAAGGAGGGCAAGCCCTTCCTGGTGACCGGCAGCCCTGGTGGCTCCCGCATCATCACCACCACCTTGCAGGTGATCATGAATGTGGTGGATCACGGCATGAACGTGGCTGAGGCCACCGCCGCGCCCAGGGTGCACCATCAGTGGTACCCGGACGAGATTCGCGCCGAGAAGAGCATCAACCCGGACACCAAACGGATTCTGGAGTCCATGGGGCACAAGGTGAAGGTGAAGTCTTCCATGGGCAGCACCCAGTCCATTATGGTCACCGATGAGGGGCTGATGGGCGCCTCCGACCCCAGACGCATGGGCGCCGCCACCTTAGGTTATTAA
- a CDS encoding diacylglycerol kinase, which translates to MKSNQTGFLRLIHATRYSWLGLKAAWRCEAAFRQELVGFLVLAPLALWLPVSGLETLLLIGSVVALIIVELLNSAVEAVVDRIGDEFHPLSGQAKDMGSAAVLLTLLMAAATWAYVLFSNFL; encoded by the coding sequence GTGAAATCCAATCAGACCGGTTTTTTAAGACTTATCCATGCAACTCGATACTCCTGGCTCGGCCTTAAAGCCGCCTGGAGGTGTGAGGCGGCGTTCCGTCAGGAGCTGGTGGGTTTTCTGGTACTGGCGCCCCTGGCTCTGTGGTTGCCTGTCAGCGGACTCGAGACGCTGTTGCTGATCGGTTCAGTGGTGGCGCTGATCATCGTCGAGTTGCTCAACTCCGCCGTCGAGGCAGTGGTTGATCGCATCGGAGACGAGTTCCATCCCCTTTCAGGTCAGGCTAAAGACATGGGATCGGCGGCGGTGCTGTTGACCCTGCTGATGGCTGCTGCCACCTGGGCCTACGTGTTGTTCTCCAACTTCTTATAA
- a CDS encoding LTA synthase family protein, with amino-acid sequence MFDNLRRRMGLLYPIVSALGVALLVMTLSRAGLALWQWDRVTAAEGWGTLFLSGLRVDLSALSYLFILPALLCVLLAGSGTLGRGFLKGLRLFLVVALWFVVFMELATPSFILEYDVRPNRLFYEYLKYPQEVFGMLWSGYKPELFIGFVVSSLTLRLAWGWSGNWISDLSAPRWYWRPVLALLVVIIGVGGARSSLGHRPLNPALVAYSTDPLMNDLVLNSAYSMVFALKQAESEDSAFDYYPEMDRQEIVQRVRAATSLSASDFVSGAFPTLAEHPASFQGKPKNLVILLQESLGARYVGGLGGLPLTPNLDKLIEQGWNFNRMYATGTRSVRGIEAVTTGFSPTPARAVVKLNDSQRNFFSIADLLRSHGYHTQFIYGGESHFDNMKSFFLGNGFVDMQDFPTFETLNFEGAWGASDEDLYIKAHQQFTKLHGQGKPFFSLVFTSSNHSPFDYPKGRIEPYNQPDQTRENAAKYSDWALGQFMAKARTSEYWKDTLFLVVADHDSRTYGDKLVPINHFRIPAVIVGDGVEPRQDNRLASQVDLAPTLLSLMGISDQHPMIGHDLTREVPREKLRAMMQYYKNFAWMNDDNEVVIYTPEQAAQGFLYDPVASSLTPKAQPEEMERTALANALWGSLAYYQGLYPGVEKQVRVAREESGANLAQGVGAP; translated from the coding sequence ATGTTTGATAATCTGCGCCGGCGGATGGGGTTACTCTACCCCATTGTGTCCGCATTGGGGGTGGCGCTGCTGGTGATGACCCTGTCGCGGGCCGGCTTGGCTTTGTGGCAATGGGATCGGGTAACCGCAGCCGAGGGGTGGGGCACCCTGTTTCTGAGCGGCTTAAGGGTGGATCTGTCCGCCTTGAGCTACCTGTTTATCCTTCCTGCACTCCTTTGCGTCCTCCTTGCCGGCAGCGGCACATTAGGCCGAGGCTTCCTCAAGGGTTTGCGCCTGTTTCTGGTGGTGGCGCTGTGGTTTGTGGTGTTTATGGAGCTGGCGACCCCCAGTTTCATCCTGGAGTATGACGTTCGGCCCAACCGTCTCTTCTACGAATACCTCAAATACCCCCAGGAGGTGTTTGGCATGCTCTGGAGTGGCTATAAGCCGGAGCTGTTTATCGGCTTTGTGGTCAGCAGCCTGACCTTGCGGTTGGCCTGGGGCTGGAGTGGCAACTGGATCAGCGACCTCAGCGCGCCCCGCTGGTATTGGCGGCCGGTATTGGCCTTGTTGGTGGTGATCATTGGGGTTGGGGGGGCGCGCTCCTCTCTGGGGCACCGGCCCCTCAATCCGGCTTTGGTGGCTTACTCCACGGATCCACTGATGAACGATCTGGTGCTGAACTCCGCCTACTCCATGGTGTTTGCCTTGAAACAGGCGGAATCGGAAGACAGCGCCTTCGATTATTACCCTGAGATGGACCGTCAGGAGATCGTCCAACGGGTTCGCGCGGCCACCAGCCTGAGTGCTTCCGACTTCGTCTCCGGCGCCTTTCCCACCCTGGCCGAACACCCCGCCAGCTTTCAGGGCAAACCCAAAAATCTGGTGATCCTGCTTCAGGAAAGCCTGGGCGCTCGCTACGTGGGTGGGCTGGGCGGCCTGCCGCTGACCCCAAACCTGGATAAGTTGATAGAACAGGGGTGGAACTTCAACCGGATGTACGCCACCGGCACCCGCTCGGTACGCGGCATCGAAGCGGTGACCACAGGGTTTTCTCCGACGCCAGCCCGGGCGGTGGTCAAGCTCAATGACAGCCAGCGTAACTTCTTCTCCATCGCCGATCTGCTGCGAAGCCATGGTTACCACACCCAGTTCATCTACGGTGGAGAGAGCCATTTCGACAACATGAAGAGCTTCTTCCTGGGCAACGGCTTCGTCGATATGCAGGACTTTCCCACTTTCGAGACCCTGAACTTCGAAGGGGCCTGGGGGGCCTCCGATGAGGACCTCTACATCAAGGCACACCAGCAGTTCACCAAACTGCACGGGCAGGGCAAGCCCTTCTTCAGCCTGGTGTTCACCTCCTCCAACCACAGCCCCTTCGACTACCCCAAAGGGCGCATCGAACCCTACAACCAGCCGGATCAGACCCGGGAGAACGCAGCCAAGTATTCAGACTGGGCGCTGGGGCAGTTTATGGCGAAAGCCCGGACGTCCGAGTACTGGAAAGACACCCTGTTTTTGGTGGTGGCGGATCACGACTCACGCACCTATGGGGACAAGCTGGTGCCCATCAACCATTTCCGCATTCCGGCGGTGATTGTTGGGGACGGGGTCGAGCCCAGGCAGGATAACCGTCTGGCCAGCCAGGTCGATCTGGCGCCGACCCTTTTGTCCCTGATGGGCATCAGTGATCAACACCCGATGATAGGCCATGATCTGACCCGCGAGGTGCCCAGAGAGAAGCTCAGGGCGATGATGCAGTACTACAAGAACTTCGCCTGGATGAACGATGACAATGAGGTGGTGATCTATACGCCGGAACAGGCGGCCCAGGGTTTCCTGTATGACCCAGTGGCCAGCAGCCTTACGCCCAAGGCACAGCCTGAGGAGATGGAACGAACCGCCCTGGCCAATGCCCTGTGGGGCTCATTGGCTTATTACCAAGGTTTGTACCCTGGTGTGGAGAAGCAGGTCAGGGTAGCCAGAGAGGAGTCCGGCGCCAATTTGGCACAGGGGGTGGGAGCCCCCTAG
- a CDS encoding DUF364 domain-containing protein, with protein MNSVYQRIIGALQTNAIPKVRAIHIMKEGLDSNPNAKFGAIELDDGTIGLTYTKLGGALKVLQDDSLYQQFLGQPVTELAKLYLEPAPWQQVLGSGALNAISQKLLRERGFEYSKAEDTLALLKLTAGDRVGMVGFFPPLIDSLKEQGIPVTVIELKAELARAEENLLVTTDPQALTYCNKILITGTTVINHTLNTLLPLVKDADEVALIGPSVGLLPEVLFELGVTSVGGRVILDGETFLKRWQGGEKWKSSALRYSLHNSQYQ; from the coding sequence ATGAACTCTGTCTATCAGCGCATCATTGGCGCACTGCAAACCAACGCGATTCCCAAGGTTCGGGCCATTCACATCATGAAAGAGGGCCTGGACAGCAACCCCAACGCCAAGTTCGGCGCCATTGAGCTGGACGACGGCACCATAGGCCTGACCTACACCAAGCTGGGCGGCGCCCTGAAGGTACTTCAGGATGACAGCCTCTATCAGCAGTTCCTTGGTCAGCCGGTCACGGAACTGGCCAAGCTGTATCTTGAACCAGCCCCCTGGCAACAGGTGCTGGGCTCAGGTGCACTGAATGCCATCAGTCAGAAGCTGCTCAGGGAGAGAGGGTTTGAGTACAGCAAGGCCGAGGACACCCTGGCCCTGCTGAAACTCACTGCTGGAGACCGGGTAGGCATGGTGGGCTTCTTTCCTCCCCTTATCGACTCGCTCAAGGAGCAGGGCATTCCGGTCACCGTGATTGAACTCAAAGCCGAGCTGGCGCGGGCGGAGGAGAACCTGCTGGTCACCACCGACCCTCAGGCCCTGACCTACTGCAACAAGATCCTGATCACCGGCACCACAGTCATCAACCACACCCTCAACACCCTGCTGCCCCTGGTCAAGGACGCCGACGAAGTGGCGCTGATTGGCCCCTCGGTCGGATTGCTGCCAGAGGTGTTGTTCGAACTGGGGGTCACCTCCGTGGGCGGTCGGGTGATACTGGACGGCGAGACCTTCTTGAAACGCTGGCAAGGGGGAGAGAAGTGGAAGAGCTCCGCGCTTCGCTACTCTCTGCATAACAGCCAATACCAGTGA
- a CDS encoding zinc-dependent alcohol dehydrogenase family protein, whose amino-acid sequence MKASIIKSYGDVDVFELAEIAKPELKPGHVLVRVAATSVNTVDTMIRQMGEALPLSPSLPAVLGMDFAGTIDAVGEGVTDFAVGDEVYGCAGGLADLQGTLAEYMLADARLIARKPKNLSMKEAAAIPLVGITAFEGLQRAGTQAGQKVLVHGGAGGVGHIALQLANDLGAEVFSTATGSDKLALVEQLGATPIDYIQEPVADYVAKHTDGVGFDVVFDSVGGANMENSFQASKLNGQVASTVSLVEMDLSTAHFKGLSLHVVFMLIPMLHDVQRETHGQILAKLTEVAEAGKLTPIVDEPSFTLAQAGQAHARLASGQSKGKVVIEI is encoded by the coding sequence ATGAAAGCATCCATTATCAAGAGCTACGGCGACGTTGACGTATTTGAACTGGCGGAGATCGCCAAGCCGGAGCTGAAGCCGGGACACGTGCTGGTGCGGGTCGCCGCCACCAGCGTCAATACCGTGGACACCATGATTCGTCAGATGGGGGAAGCGCTGCCACTGTCACCCTCCCTGCCCGCAGTACTGGGCATGGACTTTGCCGGTACCATTGACGCGGTCGGCGAGGGCGTCACCGATTTTGCCGTCGGCGACGAGGTCTATGGCTGTGCCGGTGGTTTGGCTGATCTGCAGGGCACCCTAGCCGAATACATGCTGGCGGATGCCAGGCTTATCGCCCGCAAGCCGAAAAACCTCTCCATGAAAGAAGCGGCCGCCATTCCTCTGGTGGGCATCACCGCCTTCGAGGGTCTGCAACGCGCCGGTACCCAGGCCGGTCAGAAAGTGCTGGTTCATGGCGGCGCCGGCGGCGTGGGCCACATCGCCTTGCAACTGGCCAACGACCTGGGCGCCGAGGTGTTCTCCACTGCCACAGGCAGCGACAAGCTGGCGCTGGTTGAGCAACTGGGTGCCACCCCCATCGATTACATCCAGGAGCCTGTGGCCGACTACGTGGCCAAGCATACCGATGGGGTGGGTTTCGACGTGGTGTTCGACTCTGTCGGCGGCGCCAACATGGAGAACTCCTTCCAGGCGTCCAAGCTCAATGGCCAGGTGGCGTCCACCGTCAGCCTGGTGGAGATGGACCTCTCCACCGCCCATTTCAAAGGGTTGTCTCTGCACGTGGTCTTCATGCTGATCCCCATGCTCCATGACGTCCAGCGTGAGACTCACGGCCAGATCCTGGCCAAGCTGACCGAGGTCGCCGAAGCAGGCAAACTGACCCCCATCGTGGATGAGCCCAGCTTTACCCTGGCCCAGGCCGGTCAGGCCCATGCCCGACTGGCCAGCGGCCAGTCCAAAGGCAAGGTAGTCATCGAAATCTAA
- a CDS encoding LysR family transcriptional regulator, with the protein MNIEYLRLFVRVASTHNISQAGSELGLSPAVASAHINKLEASLGVRLVHRTTRKVSLTEEGEAFLPHAEEVLSTVDAARASVGAGKASPSGTLRITAPASFGRMHMMPALKGFMAQYPELSIDLRLTDSIVDLVEGGFDIAIRNALLKDSSLIARQLAPDRRILCASPQYLEQHGEPGHPEELRNHNCVHLTGLENWVFDAPEGQVSIKAKGNLRSDHGEAVRDACANGMGIALCATWIAYEHLKRGELVEILKDYPLVSDTAIWAVYPSSRLLAPKVRAFIDYFAQYYGMPPYWDA; encoded by the coding sequence ATGAACATTGAATACCTTAGGTTGTTTGTGCGGGTGGCTTCGACGCATAACATCAGTCAGGCGGGCAGCGAGTTGGGCTTGTCCCCAGCGGTGGCCAGCGCTCACATTAATAAGCTGGAAGCCAGCCTCGGCGTGCGTCTGGTGCACCGCACCACCCGAAAAGTGTCGCTGACCGAGGAGGGGGAGGCCTTTTTGCCGCACGCCGAAGAGGTGCTTTCCACCGTGGATGCCGCCAGGGCGTCGGTGGGGGCCGGTAAGGCGTCCCCATCCGGGACCTTGAGAATCACCGCCCCTGCCTCCTTTGGGCGAATGCACATGATGCCGGCGCTCAAGGGGTTTATGGCTCAATACCCCGAATTGTCCATTGATCTGCGGCTGACCGACTCCATTGTGGATCTGGTGGAGGGGGGCTTCGACATCGCCATTCGCAATGCCCTGCTTAAGGATTCCAGCCTGATCGCCCGCCAGCTGGCTCCGGACAGAAGGATTCTCTGCGCGTCGCCACAGTACCTGGAACAGCATGGGGAGCCCGGTCATCCGGAGGAGCTACGTAATCACAACTGCGTCCACCTCACGGGGCTGGAGAACTGGGTGTTTGATGCCCCTGAGGGGCAGGTGAGCATCAAGGCCAAAGGCAATCTGAGGAGCGATCACGGCGAGGCAGTGCGAGATGCCTGCGCCAACGGCATGGGCATCGCCCTGTGTGCCACCTGGATAGCCTATGAGCATCTGAAACGGGGAGAACTGGTGGAGATCCTCAAGGATTACCCTCTGGTGTCGGACACCGCCATCTGGGCCGTCTATCCAAGCTCTCGGCTGCTGGCCCCCAAGGTTCGCGCCTTTATCGACTACTTTGCCCAGTACTACGGCATGCCGCCCTACTGGGATGCCTAG
- a CDS encoding MATE family efflux transporter, with the protein MLSPLSRSLASQLFRMTLPMIVGVLSIMSYQLVDSVFIGRLGVQPLAALGFTIPVYQLIIGIQVGVGIATTAVISRVLGEGNDARAREIATLVLALGALTILALCLAIWVGQEAMYGLLGAQPELFPVLKAYWLPWLASAWFGAMLYFGYSLYRSHGQTKRPGAVMVLTSVLNLVLDPLFIFTLDMGIAGAAWATICALGAGCIIIFRGVIANGWLNIRLSLGDSLANASQLTRVMLPATTSQFIPPVAAMAATALVAGFGENVVAAWGLGSRIELFSIVVVLALTMALPPMVGRLRGQGEFDKIRLLVNLSMAFVVLWQLLVALSGVMFSSSISLLMANDPQVAVILASYLNWVPLSFGALGICMVLVSVANALGKPARALLISALRLLGCYLPCLWLGTELGGEQGLFIGAMVGNFAAGIMSWVLYRGCFEQMQSASRLAVANAGRCSESA; encoded by the coding sequence TTGCTCAGTCCTCTCAGCCGCTCATTGGCCAGCCAGCTGTTCCGCATGACCCTGCCGATGATTGTCGGGGTTTTGTCGATCATGAGCTATCAGCTGGTGGACAGTGTGTTCATCGGCCGCCTCGGTGTTCAGCCTCTGGCTGCCCTGGGTTTCACCATTCCGGTGTACCAGCTGATCATCGGCATCCAGGTGGGCGTGGGCATCGCCACCACTGCGGTGATCTCCCGTGTGTTGGGAGAAGGCAATGACGCGCGGGCCAGAGAGATTGCCACCCTAGTGCTGGCGTTGGGGGCCCTGACCATACTGGCGCTGTGTCTCGCCATCTGGGTCGGCCAGGAGGCCATGTATGGTTTGCTGGGGGCTCAGCCTGAGCTGTTTCCTGTGCTCAAGGCTTACTGGTTGCCATGGCTGGCGAGTGCCTGGTTCGGCGCCATGCTCTACTTTGGTTACAGCCTCTACCGCTCCCACGGCCAGACAAAACGGCCAGGGGCGGTGATGGTGCTGACCAGTGTGCTGAACCTGGTGCTGGATCCTCTGTTTATCTTCACCCTGGATATGGGGATTGCCGGTGCCGCCTGGGCAACCATCTGTGCCCTGGGCGCAGGTTGCATCATCATCTTCAGGGGAGTCATCGCCAACGGCTGGCTGAACATCAGGCTCAGCCTGGGCGACAGCCTGGCCAATGCATCTCAGCTGACCCGTGTGATGTTGCCGGCGACCACCAGCCAGTTCATTCCGCCGGTGGCGGCCATGGCGGCCACGGCGCTGGTGGCGGGGTTTGGAGAAAATGTGGTGGCGGCCTGGGGGCTGGGGTCACGAATCGAGCTGTTCTCCATTGTGGTGGTGCTGGCCCTAACCATGGCGCTGCCTCCCATGGTGGGCAGGCTCAGGGGACAGGGGGAGTTCGACAAAATTCGCTTGCTGGTCAACCTGTCCATGGCCTTTGTTGTGCTCTGGCAGCTGCTGGTGGCCCTGTCAGGCGTGATGTTCTCCTCTTCCATCAGCCTGCTGATGGCCAATGATCCTCAGGTGGCGGTGATCCTGGCCAGCTATCTGAACTGGGTGCCGCTGAGCTTTGGCGCGCTGGGGATCTGCATGGTGCTGGTGTCCGTGGCCAATGCCCTGGGCAAACCGGCCCGGGCACTGCTGATCTCTGCGCTGAGGCTGCTGGGGTGCTATCTGCCTTGCCTGTGGCTGGGAACCGAGCTGGGAGGCGAACAGGGCCTGTTTATTGGGGCCATGGTTGGCAACTTTGCCGCTGGCATCATGAGCTGGGTGCTGTATCGGGGCTGCTTTGAGCAGATGCAGAGTGCATCCCGGCTTGCTGTGGCCAATGCAGGGCGATGCTCTGAGTCGGCCTGA
- a CDS encoding enoyl-CoA hydratase/isomerase family protein: MAYQGYTTFSAEQDGGVLTVTFDFGPVNVQGQEMLEDLMGLAMRLERDRSVKVVVFQSANPEIWVCHYDTNLLKDMSTDAVSRSEAKLLDLQVVLERISKLPQATIAKLEGVARGGGHEFALACDMRFAARGKFKFMQMEVGMGILPCGGGASRMARQTGLGRALEIILSARDFTADEAQAYGTINKALDPEEIGEYVDSLAKRIAAFPAESINACKQAVYESIDKPIDEALKAEAYWLYQATSKTPAIKRFQIADEKGLEYDLDNQRNWNDLVMKVQEIN, from the coding sequence ATGGCTTATCAAGGATATACCACATTCAGTGCCGAACAAGATGGCGGCGTATTAACTGTCACTTTTGATTTTGGTCCGGTGAATGTACAGGGTCAGGAGATGCTCGAAGACCTGATGGGTCTGGCCATGCGTCTGGAACGAGATCGCAGCGTCAAGGTGGTGGTGTTTCAGTCGGCTAACCCGGAAATCTGGGTGTGCCATTACGACACCAATCTGCTGAAGGATATGTCCACAGACGCCGTCTCGCGTTCAGAGGCTAAACTGCTGGATCTGCAGGTGGTACTGGAGAGAATCAGCAAGCTGCCTCAGGCGACCATTGCCAAGCTTGAAGGGGTGGCCCGCGGCGGCGGTCATGAGTTTGCTCTGGCGTGCGACATGCGGTTTGCGGCCCGAGGCAAATTTAAGTTTATGCAGATGGAAGTGGGGATGGGGATTCTTCCCTGCGGCGGCGGAGCGTCCAGGATGGCCCGTCAAACCGGCCTGGGCCGGGCTTTGGAGATCATTCTCAGCGCTCGTGACTTCACCGCCGATGAAGCACAAGCCTATGGAACCATCAACAAGGCGTTGGATCCGGAAGAGATTGGCGAGTACGTAGACAGCTTGGCCAAACGTATCGCCGCGTTCCCGGCAGAGTCCATCAATGCGTGTAAGCAAGCCGTGTATGAATCCATCGACAAGCCCATTGATGAGGCGTTGAAAGCCGAAGCGTACTGGCTCTACCAAGCGACCAGTAAAACACCGGCCATCAAACGGTTTCAAATAGCGGATGAAAAGGGGCTGGAATATGACCTGGATAATCAGCGCAATTGGAATGACTTGGTGATGAAGGTACAGGAGATCAATTGA